The proteins below are encoded in one region of Aspergillus nidulans FGSC A4 chromosome III:
- a CDS encoding uncharacterized protein (transcript_id=CADANIAT00005938): MCTNSYFQTDKEALEGIVDSFEAAGELLLVAVEGAIIEPFGIEFARCCGEAPAPQTYTRTLTKALQHSDDPKCLCHPRPKKPFPKLELVIRGSKPEESRRLDQVGAQLDVVFDLIGNGLTLRETIGDPTVAKASYSIAFLLKSKMIDFVNLQGLSDDSLLLSFRMQPSFCTATGKGRMTYKEKYQGFSPNRLESRLYNDFYSCNWFEQHLELLLPAERIMGWKTVALVLKTFQRITPENWCHMVKLRNRPGVAGLNWMAIEDKVMPRKIQAPVVLFPSEEEKKMHYLIEKKKAAAKRAMQKQGLLCNY, encoded by the exons ATGTGCACAAATAGCTA TTTTCAAACTGACAAGGAGGCTCTCGAGGGTATAGTTGA CTCTTTCGAAGCTGCAGGAGAGCTTCTACTAGTTGCAGTTGAAGGTGCAATTATTGAACCGTTCGGAATAGAGTTCGCAAGATGTTGTGGTGAGGCCCCAGCTCCACAAACCTACACCCGGACACTGACGAAGGCGCTGCAACACAGCGACGACCCCAAATGCCTCTGTCATCCACGCCCAAAAAAGCCATTCCCAAAGCTTGAGCTCGTCATCAGGGGCTCAAAGCCTGAAGAGTCCCGTCGACTTGACCAAGTGGGCGCGCAACTCGATGTTGTGTTCGACCTTATTGGAAACGGCCTGACCCTGCGAGAGACGATCGGGGACCCTACCGTCGCTAAAGCCTCCTACTCGATTGCGTTTCTTCTCAAGTCAAAGATGATAGATTTCGTGAACTTGCAGGGCCTGTCTGATGATTCACTCCTTCTGTCTTTTCGAATGCAGCCTTCGTTCTGCACTGCGACGGGTAAGGGTCGGATGACGTACAAGGAGAAATACCAAGGATTCTCACCGAACCGACTCGAGAGTAGACTGTACAATGACTTCTATTCCTGCAATTGGTTCGAGCAGCATcttgagctgcttctgccgGCGGAGCGTATCATGGGCTGGAAGACGGTTGCTCTTGTTCTGAAGACATTCCAGCGCATCACGCCAGAGAATTGGTGCCATATGGTGAAGCTGAGGAATAGACCGGGCGTAGCTGGCCTGAACTGGATGGCTATTGAAGACAAGGTGATGCCTAGGAAGATTCAGGCGCCCGTCGTCCTCTTTCCgtctgaggaagagaagaagatgcacTATCTTatcgaaaagaagaaagcggcaGCAAAGAGGGCCATGCAAAAGCAGGGGCTCCTTTGCAACTATTGA
- a CDS encoding RBM8 family RNA-binding protein (transcript_id=CADANIAT00005939), which produces MSGEMEIDPPVSQEQAEPQTSNSGTDARTHDGAVAVRSIEGWIIIATNIHEEASEEDVTDLFAEYGEIKNFSLNLDRRTGYVKGYALIEYSTLPEAAEAIKELNGTKLLDQTIEVDYAFVRPPPSNKGKSGGRGGRGGRNRSRSRDRSRSPGAENERD; this is translated from the exons ATGTCTGGAGAAATGGAAATCGACCCTCCGGTCTCGCAAGAGCAAGCCGAGCCGCAGACAAGCAACAGTGGCACCGATGCTCGAACACACGACGGCGCTGTTGCCGTGCGCAGTATCGAAGGATGGATTATAATAGCGACGAACATTCACGAAGAAGCTTCCGAAGAAGACGTGACGGATCTCTTTGCGGAGTATGGCGAGATCAAGAACTTCAGCCTAAACCTTGACCGCCGAACGGGTTACGTGAAG GGATATGCATTGATTGAATATTCGACGCTACCAGAAGCAGCTGAAGCTATCAAGGAATTGAACGGCACCAAGTTGCTCGATCAGACAATTGAAGTCGACTACGCATTTGTCCGGCCACCGCCATCCAACAAAGGGAAGTCCGGTGGAAGGGGCGGTCGTGGGGGGAGAAACCGCAGCAGGAGCCGTGACCGAAGCCGCAGCCCCGGAGCTGAGAACGAGAGGGATTAA
- a CDS encoding protein dfgG (transcript_id=CADANIAT00005940), translated as MPSLLLTLWSALSLGCLLEGSARVLVQYAQPQTQVYQYQDKDTLQQPLATNKYKETLRDLIDALDVMQDSYFVLYEGTWPTGNDWTRAVHGTHVSATLAALTAYTDDKLLGVLLSNRGENSDERGKDDGDEAEDEGDEGDEGDEGDEGDEGDDPEEDEEDEDEGDKGDKGDDSEEDAQDNIIENSLALENLVSHFFGQVTTYYFGENALGLRDQAYDDMLWVVLGWLENIKFQRLHSDLHYDTESSSKTGGRPWHGTQFQTPAAHRARIFYELASEGWDTIVCGGGMIWNPHLGAYKNAITNELYISSSIGMYLYFPGDQIDAPFAGAEESEDGLPHDPAYLKTAQKAYRWLKNSNMTGIYDLYADGFHVRGYRGPNHPGTRKCDVLNTMVYTYNQGVILSGLRGLWLATGSQEYLADGHELVQNVQRATGWPNIYDQHWKGLGRAGIMEDACDSNGDCSQDGQTFKGIFWHHFAEFCRPLRPQEERFLRTQSYHDSSFKDTYDWHQELCSTYRPWIEHNAEAALVTRNEEGKFGMWWGRRYRVIDESASTSDTSLPDGAVDYRNHPESMPPSWYANETNPIASKAAAGVEDNGPEYNDRGRGRTVETQSGGVAVLRALYQWKMAESLASDV; from the coding sequence ATGCCGTCTTTACTCCTTACGCTATGGAGCGCTCTGTCGCTAGGTTGTCTGCTCGAGGGATCCGCGCGCGTGCTCGTACAATACGCACAGCCGCAGACCCAGGTCTACCAGTACCAGGACAAAGACACGTTGCAACAGCCGCTTGCCACGAATAAATACAAGGAGACTCTACGCGATCTGATAGACGCCCTCGATGTCATGCAGGACAGCTACTTCGTCCTATACGAGGGCACTTGGCCGACCGGCAATGATTGGACTAGGGCCGTCCATGGAACGCACGTGTCAGCTACTCTAGCTGCGTTGACCGCATATACGGACGACAAGCTACTTGGGGTCCTCTTGAGCAACAGAGGTGAAAACAGTGATGAACGTGGGAAGGATgacggagacgaagcagaagatgaaggagatgaaggagatgaaggagatgaaggagatgaaggagatgaaggagacgaccccgaagaagacgaagaagacgaagacgaaggagataAAGGAGATAAAGGAGACGActccgaagaagatgcacaggacaatatcattgagAACTCCCTAGCTCTCGAGAATCTTGTCAGCCATTTCTTCGGGCAAGTCACGACGTACTACTTTGGAGAAAACGCACTCGGCCTCAGGGATCAGGCTTACGACGATATGTTGTGGGTTGTGCTGGGGTGGTTAGAGAATATCAAGTTTCAGAGGCTGCATTCTGATCTGCATTACGATACGGAGAGCTCGTCCAAAACTGGTGGGAGGCCGTGGCATGGGACACAGTTTCAGACTCCGGCCGCGCATCGGGCACGGATATTCTACGAGCTTGCGTCGGAAGGTTGGGATACGATTGTGTGTGGAGGCGGCATGATCTGGAACCCGCATTTGGGCGCGTATAAAAATGCCATTACGAATGAGTTATATATATCGTCGAGTATTGGGATGTACCTTTACTTCCCTGGCGACCAGATTGACGCCCCGTTTGCTGGTGCCGAAGAGTCAGAGGACGGTCTGCCTCATGATCCCGCCTACCTTAAAACGGCGCAGAAGGCGTACAGGTGGCTTAAGAACTCGAACATGACAGGGATCTAtgacctgtatgccgacgggTTCCATGTTCGCGGGTACCGGGGTCCTAATCATCCAGGAACACGCAAGTGCGACGTGCTCAACACCATGGTATACACCTACAACCAGGGCGTGATCCTCAGCGGACTCCGTGGCCTCTGGCTAGCTACCGGTTCCCAAGAATACCTAGCCGACGGACACGAGCTTGTCCAGAATGTTCAGCGGGCAACTGGGTGGCCGAATATTTACGACCAACACTGGAAAGGCCTAGGTCGCGCAGGAATTATGGAAGATGCATGCGATTCCAATGGTGACTGCTCCCAAGACGGCCAGACCTTTAAAGGAATATTCTGGCACCACTTTGCCGAGTTCTGCCGACCATTACGTCCACAAGAGGAGCGCTTCCTCCGGACCCAGTCGTACCACGACTCGAGCTTCAAAGACACCTACGATTGGCATCAAGAGCTATGCAGCACGTACCGCCCTTGGATAGAGCACAACGCCGAGGCAGCACTCGTCACAAGGAACGAAGAGGGCAAATTCGGCATGTGGTGGGGGAGACGATACCGCGTGATTGACGAATCTGCCTCTACCAGCGATACGTCTCTGCCGGATGGTGCAGTTGACTACCGCAACCATCCAGAATCAATGCCGCCGTCCTGGTATGCGAACGAGACGAACCCGATTGCCTCGAAGGCGGCAGCGGGCGTTGAGGATAATGGTCCGGAATACAATGATCGTGGCAGGGGGCGGACGGTGGAAACACAGTCGGGGGGTGTAGCGGTGCTCAGGGCTTTATACCAGTGGAAGATGGCGGAGTCTTTGGCGAGTGATGTATGA
- a CDS encoding uncharacterized protein (transcript_id=CADANIAT00005941) — MEVLGLYGRRLQSSSVAPATLQTGGQTENADKQSVQLLNHSVTQSLSESTSAPTDISDSSCATLYHGRTANPRDSRSLESACWLIGGGGTRKGRLHLSHPAWVPQGLSVPDDPAKAHSAHEGLAWHLLVENQDEGELEDGRRKRRMM; from the exons ATGGAGGTCCTCGGACTGTATGGGAGACGCCTCCAATCATCCAGTGTGG CGCCAGCAACTCTGCAGACTGGTGGTCAGACTGAGAATGCAGACAAACAATCAGTTCAATTACTGAATCACTCAGTCACTCAGTCGCTCAGTGAGTCTACCTCGGCACCAACTGACATCAGCGACAGCTCTTGTGCTACTCTGTACCATGGGCGCACCGCTAATCCACG CGACTCGAGGTCCCTCGAGTCGGCTTGTTGGTTGATCGGTGGTGGAGGGACCAGGAAAGGGCGACTGCATCTATCGCATCCGGCTTGGGTTCCGCAAG GTCTATCGGTACCTGACGACCCTGCGAAGGCTCATTCAGCCCACGAAGGTCTAGCATGGCATCTGCTAGTGGAGAATCAGGATGAGGGCGAGCTAGAAGAcgggagaaggaaaaggagaatgaTGTGA
- a CDS encoding short coiled-coil protein (transcript_id=CADANIAT00005942) — translation MASTSEVHSSSPVPTLPQPNETNRAHMSSLSSSSSISDAETERRGRPERPRMASRKPSASILVPRDHPEIEIEEEEFPPDDARAMSPRRNSADLERLGKEARQTLQEQAKALQSSLQALAERIDAVKTDHDKLENENRFLQDYIGGLTRNMKSEMSKSSKVKKSHK, via the exons ATGGCATCGACGTCAGAAGTGCATAGTTCTTCCCCGGTTCCGACTCTGCCTCAGCCGAACGAAACCAACCGTGCCCATATGTCCTCGCtctcgtcatcctcttccataTCCGACGCGGAGACCGAACGCAGGGGCCGCCCTGAACGTCCCCGTATGGCCAGTCGCAAACCTAGCGCCTCAATACTGGTGCCTCGGGATCACCCCGAAATCGAaatcgaggaggaggagttcCCGCCCGACGACGCGCGAGCCATGAGCCCGCGCCGCAATTCGGCGGATTTGGAGCGACTGGGAAAGGAGGCCAGACAGACCCTCCAGGA ACAAGCCAAGGCCCTCCAGTCGTCTCTCCAAGCTCTAGCGGAACGAATTGATGCAGTGAAAACCGACCACGACAAACTCGAGAACGAGAACAGATTCTTGCAGGATTACATTGGGGGCTTAACACGTAATATGAAGAGCGAGATGTCGAAGAGTTCTAAAGTCAAGAAGTCGCACAAATAG
- the artA gene encoding 14-3-3 family protein artA (transcript_id=CADANIAT00005943), giving the protein MGHEDAVYLAKLAEQAERYEEMVENMKVVAASDVELTVEERNLLSVAYKNVIGARRASWRIVTSIEQKEESKGNESQVALIKEYRQKIEGELAKICQDILDVLDQHLIKSAQSGESKVFYHKMKGDYHRYLAEFAVGDNRKAAADASLEAYKSATEVAQTDLAPTHPIRLGLALNFSVFYYEILNSPDQACHLAKLAFDDAIAELDTLSEESYKDSTLIMQLLRDNLTLWTSSEAEPAAENAPAEKKEEAPAAEGEEKPAE; this is encoded by the exons ATGGGTCACGAAGATGCTGTTTACCTGGCCAAGCTCGCCGAGCAGGCTGAACGCTATGAGG AAATGGTTGAGAACATGAAGGTTGTCGCCGCCTCTGACGTAGAGCTCACTGTGGAAGAGCGGAATCTGCTTTCTGTTGCCTACAAGAACGTCATCGGCGCCCGCCGTGCGTCCTGGAGAATTGTTACCTCCATCGAACAAAAAGAGGAGTCCAAGGGCAACGAGTCCCAAGTTGCTCTCATTAAGGAGTACCGCCAGAAGATTGAGGGCGAGCTCGCCAAAATCTGCCAGGACATCCTGGACGTTCTCGACCAGCACCTGATCAAGTCCGCTCAGAGCGGCGAGTCCAAGGTCTTCTACCACAAGAT GAAGGGTGACTACCACCGTTACCTTGCCGAGTTCGCTGTTGGCGACAACCGCAAGGCTGCGGCCGACGCCTCCCTGGAGGCCTACAAGTCTGCCACCGAAGTCGCTCAGACCGACCTTGCCCCTACTCACCCCATCCGTCTCGGCTTGGCCCTTAACTTCTCTGTCTTCTACTACGAGATTCTCAACTCTCCCGACCAGGCTTGCCACCTCGCCAAGCTTGCTTTCGACGATGCTATTGCCG AGCTTGACACCCTGAGCGAAGAGAGCTACAAGGACTCCACTCTTATTATGCAGCTTCTCAGGGATAACCTG ACTCTCTGGACCTCCTCTGAGGCCGAACCCGCTGCAGAGAATGCCCCCGccgaaaagaaggaggaagcccCCGCcgctgagggcgaggagaagccCGCTGAATAA
- a CDS encoding uncharacterized protein (transcript_id=CADANIAT00005944): MLRQSITRPLSTTSRAIFTRPFSAIAPRMGEGDTGAPRPGGAAQSDVWQKRETAQENLYMYEREKEKLEALKKKIQEQREHLNELDKKLDQFTQNGKK, encoded by the exons ATGCTTCGCCAATCCATTACTCGTCCTCTCTCCACGACATCCCGTGCTATCTTCACCCGCCCTTTCTCCGCAATTGCTCCAAGAATGGGTGAAGGCGATACCGGTGCTCCCCGGCCTGGCGGTGCTGCGCAGAG TGATGTGTGGCAGAAGCGAGAAACCGCTCAGGAGAACCTCTACATGTacgaaagagagaaggaaaa GCTtgaggctctgaagaagaagattcaAGAGCAACGTGAGCACCTGAATGAGCTAGACAAAAAGCT TGACCAATTCACCCAGAACGGGAAGAAATGA
- a CDS encoding protein nsp1 (transcript_id=CADANIAT00005945), whose translation MAFNFGKQNSSGGSNGGLFGSAGTSSNTGSSGGLFGNAGATTGGTSSSPFGAAAASNQGSSIFGAGAGSGSSTPKFSFGGATSSQTPNKPTESPASGSSGTGLFGGASKPGGGLFGAATATPASSGTNTLFGGQPSTTPAGPPPQGGAPAQGQSLFGQQKSGGLFGLKTTSSGSDSTPATSAPSLFGGGQSTGSSLFKTTTQESTPSSTATSGNLFSNLGANKPAESTKPTTTAENTSKSLTSNAPASGTQTPSLFAAPSSGTDAASKNTQTTTSSATPQKPLFSLGGATSSATPSFTPAAAPSGGLFGGLGTSKPAETSTTKPAASTGSLFSKPAETATTQAPSTSAEATTIGTGAKPALTATSGPTTTATAATSGTSGTTTAGGPALGASTAGPPPPAQSRLKNKTMDEIITRWATDLTKYQKEFREQAEKVAEWDRMIVENGSRVQKLYGSTVDAERATQEIERQLASVEGQQDELSSWLDRYEREVDEMMSKQVGPGESLQGPDQERERTYKLAEKLSERLDDMGRDLSSMIEEVNNASSTLSKTNKADEPISQIVRILNSHLSQLQTIDMGTTELQTKVAAAQKAGQSMSARFGHGLSMSGAGSANAADDFYRSYMGRR comes from the exons ATGGCGTTCAATTTCGGTAAACAGAACTCCTCGGGGGGGTCAAATGGTGGATTGTTTGGATCCGCTGGAACGTCCTCGAATACTGGTTCAAGCGGCGGTCTCTTTGGAAATGCTGGAGCAACCACAGGCGGcacttcttcatcaccgTTTGGAGCCGCGGCCGCTTCCAATCAGGGCTCGTCTATATTcggtgctggagctggtaGCGGCAGCAGTACTCCTAAATTCAGCTTTGGTGGTGCGACATCCTCACAAACACCCAACAAGCCGACAGAGTCGCCCGCGTCGGGGTCATCGGGCACCGGACTGTTTGGCGGTGCCAGTAAACCTGGCGGTGGCCTCTTTGGAGCCGCTACAGCAACTCCTGCGTCTTCTGGCACGAACACACTCTTCGGCGGCCAGCCATCCACTACTCCTGCTGGTCCTCCGCCGCAGGGAGGCGCTCCCGCACAAGGCCAATCTCTGTTCGGGCAGCAAAAGTCTGGCGGCCTCTTCGGATTAAAAACAACGTCGTCTGGGTCCGATTCAACCCCCGCTACATCGGCCCCGTCGCTTTTTGGAGGTGGCCAGTCTACCGGCAGCAGCTTGTTCAAAACTACTACGCAGGAGAGTACTCCATCATCTACTGCTACTAGCGGTAACTTATTTTCCAATCTCGGCGCAAACAAACCAGCTGAATCAACAAAACCGACGACAACCGCAGAGAATACCTCGAAGTCGCTGACTTCAAATGCCCCTGCCTCGGGCACACAAACTCCCTCGCTATTTGCGGCTCCATCCTCTGGCACTGACGCAGCATCTAAAAATACCCAGACAACCACATCTTCTGCTACACCCCAGAAGCcccttttctctcttggTGGAGCAACATCCTCCGCTACACCCTCTTTTactcctgcagctgctccttctggCGGTCTGTTTGGGGGTCTGGGTACATCAAAACCCGCGGAAacctcgacgacgaagccTGCAGCCTCGACAGGGAGCCTGTTTAGCAAGCCCGCTGAGACAGCGACCACGCAAGCTCCAAGCACGTCTGCGGAAGCTACTACAATCGGTACTGGCGCCAAGCCAGCGCTGACTGCGACATCCGGACCTACTACGACCGCAACTGCAGCAACCTCCGGTACGAGTGGTACCACCACGGCCGGCGGTCCTGCTCTCGGCGCATCGACCGCTGGTCCACCTCCACCGGCTCAATCACGCCTTAAGAATAAGACGATGGATGAAATCATTACTCGATGGGCGACTGACTTAACCAAGTACCAGAAAGAATTCCGGGAGCAAGCCGAGAAGGTTGCCGAGTGGGATAGAATGATAGTCGAGAATGGCAGCAGGGTTCAAAAACTGTATGGCAGTACAGTGGACGCTGAACGTGCCACCCAGGAGATCGAACGCCAGCTTGCCTCCGTTGAGGGGCAGCAAGACGAACTGAGCTCCTGGCTGGATCGCTATGAACGCGAAGTCGACGAGATGATGTCCAAGCAGGTTGGACCTGGCGAAAGTCTACAAGGGCCTGACCAGGAGCGTGAACGAAC CTACAAACTTGCCGAGAAACTTTCCGAACGTCTAGACGACATGGGCAGGGATCTCTCCAGCATGATCGAGGAAGTCAACAACGCCTCGTCGACGCTCAGCAAAACAAACAAGGCTGACGAACCG ATTTCCCAAATTGTTCGCATCCTCAATTCGCATCTCTCTCAGTTGCAGACCATCGATATGGGCACCACTGAACTCCAGACAAAGGTCGCCGCGGCGCAGAAGGCTGGGCAGAGCATGTCAGCGCGCTTCGGGCATGGACTCAGTATGTCAGGGGCTGGAAGTGCAAATGCTGCGGATGACTTTTACCGTTCTTACATGGGACGTCGGTAA
- a CDS encoding uncharacterized protein (transcript_id=CADANIAT00005946), giving the protein MTERPSPPTSSYLEPPRQSVELEDPGAPDHASDSDEEHFSDASEGNSRSRSRATSRASPVPRTRVEKVDDVPSHGDVPGTSAYEKREQDAVPDEVEVISRSRSPSAAGQHRRSVTPGGTPIPRTVVEKVDPGQPSYGDVPGTEAYEKRKADAVPDIVTKTSEATSPSVAPTKFNEANTTTTPVPETLLSEVGDVPDDGSIHSGPRAHRRRPSDTLPDATETVSDSPDLLPHSNSSSHPNHTGQNTTLNEEDSAETVGGDDFDDFEEGGDDDFGDFDDGFQEPDADLDEPDPASLQSSQKTTPPFVPPLIDFESILSLPDLLTRLDGTLDRLFPASKAALSRQSDLQPIPNSSAIFSTERSLSLWSQLVAPPPLQPQNWVKSRIRRLFLVSLGVPVDLDEILPASKQKKLILPSIHIDGSKSTAAGPLSRSQSLARKDSQSRPNSPRASSTATRQRSSRRREPSPPPELDLAAVRRLCATTDAALDGLTDTELQTHVKELEQLTLRASAVLEFWLKRRDGLLSEKEAFEGVIENLVNHARRVRK; this is encoded by the exons ATGACGGAACGCCCCTCTCCTCCGACCAGCTCGTACTTGGAGCCCCCGAGGCAGAGCGTGGAGCTCGAGGACCCAGGGGCCCCTGACCATG CCTCCGATAGCGACGAAGAGCATTTCTCAGATGCCAGCGAAGGCAACTCGCGTTCTCGCTCCCGCGCAACGTCTCGTGCTTCTCCTGTACCCCGGACCCGGGTGGAGAAAGTGGACGATGTCCCTTCACACGGTGACGTCCCAGGGACAAGCGCATATGAGAAAAGGGAGCAAGATGCTGTTcctgatgaggttgaggtgATCTCACGCAGCAGAAGCCCTTCCGCTGCGGGGCAGCATCGCCGGTCTGTAACCCCGGGGGGTACACCAATTCCCCGGACCGTGGTGGAAAAGGTTGACCCAGGTCAACCAAGTTACGGTGATGTTCCTGGGACGGAGGCGTATGAAAAACGGAAAGCGGACGCTGTTCCAGATATAGTCACGAAGACCTCCGAAGCCACAAGCCCGTCGGTAGCTCCCACGAAGTTCAACGAGGCCAACACCACGACGACTCCTGTACCGGAAACGCTACTTTCTGAAGTTGGTGACGTACCAGATGATGGGTCAATACACTCCGGTCCACGTGCTCATCGAAGACGGCCGAGCGACACTTTGCCGGATGCAACAGAGACAGTCTCGGACTCACCCG ATCTTCTGCCTCACTCAAACAGCTCCTCGCATCCGAATCACACTGGACAAAACACAACATTAAATGAGGAAGATTCTGCTGAAACCGTAGGCGGTGATGACTTCGACGACTTCGAGGAGGggggtgatgatgactttgGCGACTTCGACGACGGTTTCCAAGAGCCAGATGCAGACCTCGACGAACCTGATCCCGCCTCGTTACAGTCCTCCCAGAAAACGACGCCGCCTTTTGTC CCTCCTCTAATAGACTTCGAATCTATACTATCTTTGCCTGACCTACTCACCCGTCTGGACGGGACCCTTGACCGACTTTTTCCTGCATCTAAAGCTGCGCTATCCAGGCAGTCGGACTTACAACCTATCCCGAACTCGTCTGCCATCTTCAGCACTGAACGCTCACTCTCATTATGGTCTCAGCTTGTTGCTCCACCCCCGCTTCAACCTCAGAATTGGGTCAAGTCCCGGATTCGTCGCCTTTTCCTCGTCTCCCTGGGTGTCCCCGTGGACCTAGACGAAATCCTACCTGCATCAAAACAAAAAAAGCTCATTCTCCCATCCATTCACATTGACGGATCTAAATCGACTGCCGCGGGCCCATTGTCCCGCTCGCAAAGCCTTGCTAGGAAAGACTCACAAAGCAGGCCTAACAGCCCACGTGCATCCAGCACCGCGACTCGGCAGCGGTCATCCAGACGGCGCGAGCCGTCACCACCACCAGAGCTCGACCTCGCGGCGGTACGGCGACTTTGCGCGACCACCGACGCCGCACTAGACGGCCTCACCGACACTGAGCTACAAACCCATGTCaaagagcttgagcagcTCACGCTGCGCGCTTCCGCTGTACTCGAATTTTGGCTAAAACGCCGCGATGGTCTCTTAAGCGAAAAGGAGGCTTTCGAGGGCGTGATAGAGAATCTAGTAAATCATGCCCGGCGTGTACGGAAATGA
- a CDS encoding uncharacterized protein (transcript_id=CADANIAT00005947), whose product MQRSPNMIILETGDGMMDIKLDWIRRRFKARRGQL is encoded by the coding sequence ATGCAAAGAAGCCCCAACATGATTATCCTTGAGACGGGAGATGGTATGATGGATATCAAGCTTGACTGGATTCGACGTCGTTTCAAGGCTCGTCGCGGGCAATTGTGA